A part of Clostridiales bacterium genomic DNA contains:
- a CDS encoding PfkB family carbohydrate kinase, which translates to MFDVTALGELLIDFAPAGYSKDKNLLFERNPGGAPANVLVAISRLGGRDAFIGKVGRDQFGYFLKNVLDQNGINTEGIRFSGEANTTLTFVQLDEKGDRVFDFYRKPGADTMLKEEEIDYDIIKNSKIFHFGSLSMTDEPSKSATLKAVEYAKEAGLTVSYDPNLRLSLWKDETHAKKEISRGLKYTDILKVSEDELSFLTDKEDPEEGSMELYEMGIKLIAVTLGSRGCYYRCKNGSGYIGSYDVHAVDTTGAGDAFMGALLYRLCRLGKNPDDIGKDEIEGIADFCCAVAALSTTKKGGIPSMPYMEKVKSFMDKFAEKR; encoded by the coding sequence ATGTTTGACGTAACAGCACTGGGGGAATTATTGATAGATTTTGCCCCGGCAGGATATTCAAAAGACAAAAATCTGTTATTTGAAAGGAATCCCGGAGGCGCGCCTGCGAACGTGCTTGTCGCTATATCTAGATTGGGAGGGCGCGATGCATTTATAGGAAAGGTGGGGAGAGATCAATTCGGCTACTTTTTAAAAAATGTGCTGGATCAAAACGGCATAAATACCGAAGGTATCAGATTTTCCGGAGAGGCTAATACGACTCTTACATTTGTGCAGCTGGATGAAAAGGGCGACAGGGTTTTTGATTTTTACAGGAAACCCGGAGCAGATACAATGCTTAAAGAGGAGGAAATCGACTACGATATTATAAAAAATTCAAAGATATTTCATTTCGGTTCCCTGTCGATGACCGATGAGCCATCTAAAAGCGCTACACTAAAAGCAGTCGAATATGCAAAAGAAGCAGGGCTTACTGTGTCCTATGACCCTAATTTGAGGCTTTCCCTCTGGAAGGATGAAACTCATGCGAAAAAAGAAATATCACGCGGATTAAAATATACCGATATTTTGAAGGTGTCGGAAGATGAATTGAGTTTTTTAACTGATAAGGAAGACCCTGAAGAGGGCAGCATGGAGCTTTATGAAATGGGGATAAAGCTGATTGCTGTAACATTGGGCAGCAGGGGATGCTATTATAGATGCAAAAACGGTTCGGGATATATAGGCTCTTATGATGTCCATGCAGTCGATACAACCGGAGCAGGCGATGCATTTATGGGTGCATTGCTTTATCGGCTGTGCAGGTTGGGCAAAAATCCGGATGACATAGGCAAAGACGAGATCGAAGGGATCGCGGATTTTTGCTGCGCAGTTGCAGCCCTTAGTACGACTAAAAAGGGTGGCATTCCTTCAATGCCTTACATGGAAAAAGTTAAATCTTTCATGGACAAGTTTGCGGAGAAAAGATAA